Proteins co-encoded in one Kribbella qitaiheensis genomic window:
- a CDS encoding nuclear transport factor 2 family protein, with amino-acid sequence MTDFQAIADRFEIEALRGEFTDARMMDDYDRLVSLFTPDGGLRIPDAGVRFDSREEIRAGTARLRDLWEFFLQTTHPGVIQVDGDTAVGRAYLQESGRLGDGRSHSNYGVYHDTYRRTPDGWRFTLRVYEIKYYDHSPLTGSTSYSGIAVPAGSDG; translated from the coding sequence ATGACCGACTTTCAGGCCATCGCCGACCGGTTCGAGATCGAGGCGCTGCGCGGTGAGTTCACCGATGCGCGGATGATGGACGACTACGACCGGCTGGTGTCGCTGTTCACGCCGGACGGTGGGCTGCGGATTCCTGATGCCGGGGTGAGGTTCGACAGCCGGGAGGAGATCCGCGCCGGGACCGCGCGGCTGCGGGATCTGTGGGAGTTCTTCCTGCAGACCACGCACCCGGGCGTGATCCAGGTCGACGGCGACACCGCTGTCGGCCGCGCCTACCTCCAGGAGTCCGGACGTCTCGGCGACGGGAGGTCCCACTCGAACTACGGCGTCTACCACGACACCTACCGCCGTACCCCCGACGGCTGGCGATTCACCCTGCGCGTGTACGAGATCAAGTACTACGACCACAGTCCGTTGACGGGCTCGACGTCCTACTCGGGTATCGCGGTTCCCGCTGGGAGCGACGGATGA
- a CDS encoding YceI family protein codes for MTITTKLGELTGDYVLDTANTRIGFVIRQVLVMKVRGRYDEFEGSAHLDGDDPSKSSVRLTIQAKSIQTRNKRRDEHLGSAYLDAANHPTITFTSTRVEQVDQTNFKVTGDLTVRGATKPVTVAFELTAAGDDPSGGFRVGFEGKSTINRNDWGVSWNAVAEGGGALVGEQVTLDFSIVAIRRS; via the coding sequence ATGACGATCACGACCAAGCTCGGCGAGTTGACCGGCGACTACGTCCTCGACACCGCGAACACCCGGATCGGCTTCGTGATCCGGCAGGTGCTGGTGATGAAGGTGCGCGGCCGGTACGACGAGTTCGAGGGCAGCGCGCACCTGGACGGCGACGACCCGTCGAAGTCCAGCGTGCGGCTCACGATCCAGGCGAAGAGCATCCAGACCCGCAACAAGCGGCGCGACGAGCACCTCGGCAGCGCGTATCTGGACGCGGCCAACCACCCGACCATCACCTTCACCTCGACCAGGGTCGAGCAGGTCGACCAGACCAACTTCAAGGTCACCGGTGACCTGACCGTCCGGGGCGCGACCAAGCCGGTGACCGTCGCCTTCGAGTTGACCGCTGCCGGAGACGACCCGTCGGGCGGGTTCCGGGTCGGCTTCGAAGGAAAGTCGACCATCAATCGCAACGACTGGGGTGTCAGCTGGAACGCCGTCGCGGAGGGCGGCGGAGCACTGGTCGGCGAGCAGGTCACCCTCGACTTCAGCATCGTCGCGATCCGCCGGTCCTGA